A window of the Tripterygium wilfordii isolate XIE 37 chromosome 12, ASM1340144v1, whole genome shotgun sequence genome harbors these coding sequences:
- the LOC120011146 gene encoding VQ motif-containing protein 11, producing MASSSNYDSSHNTTFVQADPSNFRTIVQKLTGAPEDPSTQKLPLTHPTRDLAPKRSAFKLNERRQSAKNLEIQLNKTSYYYNNNETTRQQPNSGFYKQQRGSFLVSPVSTLDFIGARVSPRSPNTIDEEEEQQRVVAERGFYLHPSPLSTPRSREPELLTLFPLHSPRDNGDDDYDCSSSPS from the coding sequence ATGGCTTCATCTTCTAACTACGATTCCTCCCACAATACCACTTTTGTCCAGGCAGACCCATCAAATTTCCGGACCATAGTCCAGAAACTAACTGGAGCACCAGAAGACCCATCAACCCAAAAGCTCCCTCTCACCCACCCCACCCGCGATTTGGCTCCCAAGAGATCCGCATTCAAGCTCAACGAGCGGAGACAGAGCGCCAAGAACCTCGAAATCCAGCTAAACAAGACGTCCTACTACTACAACAACAACGAAACTACCAGGCAGCAACCCAACTCGGGTTTCTACAAACAACAACGTGGGTCGTTCTTGGTTTCCCCTGTTTCGACCCTGGATTTCATCGGGGCGCGGGTGAGTCCAAGGTCGCCGAACACtattgatgaggaggaggagcagcAGAGAGTGGTTGCGGAGAGGGGGTTTTATTTGCATCCGAGTCCTTTGAGCACGCCGAGAAGTCGAGAGCCTGAGTTGTTGACTCTGTTTCCTCTGCATTCTCCAAGAGACAatggtgatgatgattatgattGTAGTTCTTCACCTTCTTGA